The Prochlorococcus marinus CUG1416 genome has a segment encoding these proteins:
- a CDS encoding chlorophyll a/b binding light-harvesting protein: protein MLQTYGKSDVTYDWYAGNSGVVGRSGKFIASHAAHAGLMMFWAGAFGLFELARYDASIPMGAQNLICLPHLAGLGIGGIENGVITETYGIVVISTLHLIFSAVLGAGGLLHSTKFAGDLADYPETSKPRKFDFEWDDPDKLTFILGHHLIFLGIGAIWFVEWAKWHGIYDPALGAVRQVEYDLNLSHIWNHQFDFLKIDSLEDVLGGHAFLAFLEIIGGIFHIFTKQVGEYTEFKGKGLLGAEAILSYSVVGVSYMAFVAAFWCASNTTIYPVDLYGEPLKLQFEFAPYFIDTVDLGSSLNSSRAWLANSHFYLGFFFLQGHLWHALRAMGFDFKKIGQAFDNMENAKITQK, encoded by the coding sequence GTGTTACAAACTTACGGAAAATCTGATGTCACCTATGACTGGTACGCAGGGAATTCTGGTGTTGTTGGCCGTTCAGGTAAATTCATAGCTTCTCACGCTGCTCATGCAGGACTTATGATGTTCTGGGCAGGTGCTTTTGGATTATTTGAGTTGGCTCGTTACGACGCCAGTATTCCAATGGGGGCACAAAACTTAATTTGTTTACCTCACCTCGCAGGTCTTGGGATTGGTGGTATTGAAAATGGAGTTATTACTGAAACATATGGAATTGTTGTAATTAGTACATTGCATCTAATCTTTTCTGCTGTTTTGGGTGCTGGGGGATTATTACATTCCACTAAATTTGCTGGGGATCTTGCAGATTATCCTGAAACCAGTAAGCCAAGAAAATTCGACTTTGAATGGGATGATCCAGATAAATTAACTTTTATTCTTGGCCATCATTTAATCTTTTTAGGTATAGGAGCTATTTGGTTCGTAGAATGGGCTAAATGGCATGGTATTTATGACCCAGCTCTTGGAGCAGTAAGACAAGTTGAATATGATTTGAATTTGTCACATATATGGAATCATCAATTTGATTTTCTAAAAATAGATAGTCTAGAAGATGTTTTGGGAGGTCATGCATTTCTAGCCTTTTTAGAAATTATTGGTGGAATTTTCCACATTTTTACTAAGCAAGTTGGAGAATATACAGAATTCAAAGGTAAAGGTTTACTAGGTGCTGAGGCTATTTTGTCTTACTCAGTAGTAGGCGTTTCCTATATGGCTTTTGTAGCGGCATTCTGGTGTGCTTCAAACACAACAATATACCCAGTTGATCTTTATGGGGAACCTTTAAAACTTCAATTTGAGTTCGCTCCTTATTTTATTGACACAGTTGATTTAGGTTCTAGTCTAAATAGCTCAAGAGCCTGGCTTGCAAATTCTCATTTCTATTTGGGATTCTTTTTCTTACAAGGTCATTTATGGCATGCTCTAAGAGCAATGGGATTTGACTTTAAGAAAATTGGT
- the fldA gene encoding flavodoxin FldA, whose protein sequence is MTVGIYYATTTGKTEDVADRLHNFFSSAEAPKDVSDVDDLSEFEGLDGIICGIPTWNTGADEERSGTAWDSILEDIGELSLSGKKVAIFGLGDSSTYTENYCDAMEELHSYFTKAGAEMVGYVDKSSYTFDESKSVIGETFCGLPLDEDSESDLTDSRLEAWASQLKGEIPSLA, encoded by the coding sequence ATGACTGTAGGAATTTATTACGCAACTACAACTGGAAAAACTGAAGATGTGGCGGATCGTCTTCACAACTTTTTTTCTTCAGCGGAAGCACCTAAAGATGTATCTGATGTAGATGATCTTTCAGAATTTGAAGGCCTTGATGGAATTATCTGTGGGATACCTACTTGGAATACCGGAGCAGATGAAGAAAGATCAGGAACTGCATGGGATTCAATCCTAGAGGATATTGGTGAACTAAGTTTATCAGGGAAAAAGGTTGCAATTTTTGGTTTAGGAGATTCTTCTACCTATACAGAAAATTACTGTGATGCCATGGAAGAACTTCATAGCTACTTCACTAAAGCAGGCGCCGAAATGGTCGGTTACGTAGATAAATCTTCTTATACATTTGATGAGTCTAAAAGCGTAATTGGAGAAACCTTTTGTGGATTACCTCTTGATGAGGATAGTGAATCTGATTTAACTGATTCACGTCTTGAAGCATGGGCTTCTCAGCTAAAGGGAGAAATTCCCTCATTGGCATAA
- a CDS encoding AhpC/TSA family protein, producing MTNKFQNDINNLVEEFNFKGRGGFKLIVLFGLLGDFDSFEYAINLKNFIDNHQDNNLDVFAIAIGNQNGKEKFCNFTGFSKENLMVVSDNQIHNNLKVSRGLDIGLGGWINMLLMLSGINSFKTIQEVFRGYTGDSKAKQIYSELDNIDVLKFLKFSGNSFRQVFGDGYLRPFELATFRLNNMNEIIQNWSDYILNEKYLPQRGASFLLNEKNQIIYKFFSRDVLGYSSNMRDPLGFLSNLIKE from the coding sequence ATGACTAATAAATTTCAAAATGATATAAATAATCTTGTTGAAGAATTTAACTTTAAAGGTAGGGGGGGGTTTAAATTAATTGTTTTATTTGGTTTATTGGGAGATTTTGATAGCTTTGAATATGCAATAAATTTGAAAAATTTTATCGATAATCATCAAGATAACAATTTAGATGTTTTTGCTATAGCTATTGGCAATCAAAATGGCAAAGAAAAATTCTGTAACTTTACTGGCTTTAGTAAAGAAAATTTAATGGTTGTTTCTGATAACCAAATTCATAATAATCTAAAAGTCTCAAGAGGATTAGATATAGGTTTAGGAGGTTGGATAAATATGCTTTTGATGCTATCTGGAATAAATTCTTTTAAAACAATACAAGAAGTTTTTAGAGGTTACACAGGAGACAGTAAAGCAAAACAAATCTATTCAGAACTCGACAATATTGACGTTTTAAAATTTCTAAAATTTTCTGGTAATTCTTTCAGACAGGTTTTCGGGGATGGTTATTTAAGACCATTTGAATTGGCAACATTTAGATTGAATAATATGAATGAAATAATTCAAAATTGGAGTGATTATATACTTAATGAAAAATACCTTCCTCAAAGAGGGGCTTCTTTTTTATTAAATGAAAAAAATCAAATTATTTATAAATTTTTTTCGAGGGATGTTCTTGGATATTCATCAAACATGAGAGATCCTTTAGGATTTTTATCTAATTTAATTAAAGAATAG
- a CDS encoding SemiSWEET family sugar transporter: MNIDIFGYFAAILTTAAFLPQLIKTLRTKKADDVSLTTLVMFIIGVLSWIIYGYKISSTPILIANLITLILNLLILISKIYFSKN; encoded by the coding sequence ATGAATATAGACATATTTGGTTATTTTGCAGCGATTCTAACAACAGCTGCATTTTTACCTCAATTGATAAAAACTTTAAGAACGAAAAAGGCAGATGATGTTTCTTTGACAACTTTAGTAATGTTTATTATCGGGGTATTGTCTTGGATTATTTACGGTTATAAGATTTCATCTACACCAATACTGATAGCTAATTTAATTACCTTAATCTTAAATCTATTGATATTAATCTCAAAGATATATTTTTCAAAAAACTAA
- a CDS encoding AEC family transporter produces the protein MGLLLKEGIDINLIKSAILAFSIIGFLLILINIFPIFKNRLPNYSLQLAGLIGNTSFLGIPIAIALLPSKTINFTIGFDLGTTLFAWIFGPFFLQKKSQKNNIPYIKGLLNALINSPASRGIIGVLLAYLFQIDGALGNYLWVPARIVIALAIITVGTRLGLITNQKDKILDLNEEIKFSILLKLFILPFIIFLASKFLNFDFYQSAAVILQAGTPTAISTILMAEAYGVRQKIASKILFSTTLISIVTIPLLTICIKAVNETTYKG, from the coding sequence ATGGGTCTTTTATTAAAAGAGGGTATAGATATAAACCTAATTAAAAGTGCAATATTGGCATTTTCTATAATTGGATTTTTATTAATTTTAATAAACATATTCCCAATATTTAAAAACAGACTTCCAAATTACAGCTTGCAGCTGGCAGGCCTAATAGGTAATACATCATTTCTTGGAATACCAATTGCAATAGCTCTTCTCCCTTCAAAAACCATAAACTTTACTATAGGATTTGATTTAGGGACAACACTATTCGCTTGGATATTTGGACCTTTTTTTCTACAAAAAAAATCTCAAAAAAATAATATCCCATATATCAAAGGATTATTAAATGCATTGATAAATAGTCCTGCATCAAGAGGGATAATTGGTGTACTTTTAGCATACCTTTTCCAAATAGATGGGGCCTTAGGTAATTATCTTTGGGTCCCTGCAAGAATAGTTATTGCTTTGGCAATAATTACTGTAGGAACAAGACTTGGATTAATAACAAATCAAAAGGATAAGATTCTTGATCTAAATGAAGAAATTAAATTTTCCATTTTATTAAAGTTATTTATTCTTCCTTTTATTATTTTTTTAGCAAGCAAATTTCTAAATTTTGACTTCTATCAATCAGCAGCAGTAATTCTTCAGGCAGGAACTCCAACGGCAATATCAACAATTTTAATGGCAGAGGCTTATGGAGTGAGACAAAAGATCGCTTCAAAAATTCTTTTTTCCACAACTTTAATTTCAATAGTTACAATTCCTCTTTTAACAATTTGCATAAAAGCAGTCAATGAAACGACTTACAAAGGTTAG
- a CDS encoding CopG family transcriptional regulator, with protein sequence MKSASPENEYIPLNLRISLRKDTLRLITEMAQDMGISINEVFSFLAEDSVIDLELLEDLHQIEIPNKCSLDDLKKAILKKRLC encoded by the coding sequence ATGAAGTCAGCAAGCCCTGAAAATGAATATATTCCTTTAAATCTCAGGATTTCTTTGAGGAAGGATACTCTAAGGCTTATAACAGAGATGGCTCAAGATATGGGAATAAGCATTAATGAAGTTTTTAGTTTTTTAGCTGAAGATTCTGTAATTGATCTCGAATTACTCGAAGATTTGCATCAAATTGAAATTCCAAATAAGTGCAGCCTTGATGACCTGAAAAAAGCTATTCTTAAAAAAAGGCTTTGTTAA
- a CDS encoding ArnT family glycosyltransferase yields MILLNSKKRIITLLIVLVSGIILFILDLGKTGLVDETPPLFAAAARAMSESGDWLTPKVNGIFRFDKPPLIYWLMGFFYSLPKNEIWDSFGTLSARLPSALGSLFLMLMIGDTLCCWPQKGDKYFLTPIVASLGFALSPLIIIWSRTAVSDSLLTGTLGISLLLFWRRMASENNDKCISAWVFLGLAILTKGPVAFVLATLTITSFLFIQKDWRSLLCKINPKKGLLITILISVPWYILELIKEGKPFWDNFFGYHNFQRYTSVVNNHAEPFWFFLYIMILASLPFTPFLYHGVFEAFKDFSKSLKESCKVSETLYTYSLCWLTSVLIFFSISATKLPSYWLPAIPAAAILISNSFINLKDRNKTYVYLWIINILILFGLSIAFFFSNIWLGSINDPEMPNLASDLISYGIIFKAKLFFSLFTVLAIILFSLKAKDIFLYLQILLLIGQTFLMSPIRKLADTSRQLPLRNISKLILGIRDGKETLAMIGIRKPSLHYYSRQIVFYEPNTKEGLINLSDRINTDRRKNYKDQPDYEYKSLLVVIDDYSSQEPHWSKINHQKLGQYGIYNLWRIQKSDLNKFSDFLVKSGYKSDWKNRKVEKF; encoded by the coding sequence ATGATTCTTCTAAATTCAAAAAAAAGGATTATAACCTTATTAATAGTTTTAGTTTCTGGGATTATTTTATTTATTTTAGATTTAGGGAAAACAGGACTGGTGGATGAAACCCCACCTTTATTTGCCGCTGCTGCACGGGCAATGAGTGAATCTGGGGATTGGTTAACGCCAAAAGTCAATGGAATTTTCCGTTTTGATAAGCCTCCACTAATATATTGGCTAATGGGTTTTTTTTACTCATTACCAAAAAATGAGATTTGGGATAGTTTCGGGACACTCTCAGCCAGACTTCCTTCGGCTTTAGGCTCATTATTTTTAATGCTGATGATTGGAGATACCTTGTGTTGTTGGCCACAGAAAGGTGATAAGTATTTCCTCACTCCAATAGTTGCATCATTAGGTTTTGCTCTGTCTCCATTAATAATCATCTGGAGTAGAACTGCTGTGAGTGATTCTCTATTAACTGGAACTTTAGGAATTAGCCTGCTTTTATTTTGGAGAAGAATGGCAAGTGAGAATAATGATAAATGCATCTCAGCATGGGTATTTTTGGGGTTAGCAATTTTAACGAAAGGACCTGTTGCATTTGTTTTAGCAACACTTACTATTACATCATTTTTATTTATTCAGAAAGATTGGAGAAGTTTGCTTTGCAAGATAAACCCTAAGAAAGGTTTATTAATAACAATTCTAATAAGTGTTCCATGGTATATCTTAGAACTGATTAAAGAAGGAAAGCCTTTTTGGGACAATTTTTTTGGTTATCATAATTTTCAAAGATATACATCAGTTGTCAATAATCATGCTGAGCCGTTCTGGTTTTTTCTCTACATAATGATATTGGCTTCATTACCATTCACCCCTTTTTTATATCACGGTGTATTTGAAGCTTTTAAGGATTTCTCGAAAAGTTTAAAAGAAAGTTGCAAGGTTTCTGAAACCCTTTATACATATTCCCTATGCTGGTTAACATCAGTTTTAATCTTCTTTAGTATTTCTGCTACGAAACTGCCAAGCTATTGGTTGCCAGCAATTCCAGCGGCTGCAATTTTAATCAGTAATAGCTTTATAAACTTAAAAGATCGAAATAAAACTTATGTATATTTATGGATTATTAATATTTTAATTTTGTTTGGACTTTCAATAGCATTCTTTTTCTCAAATATTTGGTTAGGTTCAATAAATGATCCTGAAATGCCTAATCTTGCATCTGATCTAATAAGTTATGGGATAATTTTTAAAGCCAAATTATTTTTCTCTTTATTTACTGTTCTTGCAATAATTTTATTTTCTTTAAAAGCCAAAGATATCTTTCTTTATCTTCAAATTTTGCTCCTAATTGGACAAACTTTTTTGATGTCGCCAATAAGAAAATTAGCAGATACTTCAAGGCAATTACCTTTAAGGAATATCTCAAAATTAATTTTAGGTATTCGTGATGGGAAGGAAACTCTAGCAATGATTGGGATAAGAAAACCGTCTTTACATTATTATTCGAGACAAATAGTTTTTTATGAGCCAAATACTAAAGAAGGATTAATTAACCTGTCAGACAGAATAAATACTGACAGGCGAAAAAATTATAAGGATCAACCTGATTATGAATACAAATCTTTATTGGTTGTTATAGACGATTATTCTTCCCAAGAACCTCATTGGTCAAAAATTAATCATCAAAAATTGGGCCAATATGGGATTTATAATTTATGGCGTATTCAGAAAAGTGATTTAAATAAGTTTTCTGATTTTTTAGTTAAAAGTGGTTATAAATCTGACTGGAAAAATAGAAAAGTTGAGAAATTTTAA
- a CDS encoding glycosyltransferase family 4 protein has translation MRIVLISTPIGFLGSGKGGGVELTLNSLVSGLLSLGHSVDVIAPKKSKLYDSNEKAKLHVVEGQDQISWQHQNYNSPVLIPDNSLLAGMLEKGLDIAKQADVLLNMSYDWLPIWMTLNVEIPIAHIISMGSESLVISNLISKVYARHPNNFAFHSKIQASDYPFIKKPTIIGNGFKLDNYIFQDSSKGPLAWVGRVAPEKGLEDAVFAANQLGEKLNVWGVIEDETYASKIEQSFPQGTIDWMGFLTTDELQKELGKCRVLLNTPKWNEAYGNVVVEALACGVPVIAYKRGGPSEIIQHGQTGYLADPDDKESLLSYVEIIEKIKRKNCREWVEKNASTDIFANKVMNWLNKVINEYK, from the coding sequence ATGCGTATAGTTTTGATTAGTACTCCAATAGGTTTTCTGGGAAGCGGGAAAGGTGGAGGAGTTGAATTAACTTTGAATTCCTTAGTTTCAGGTTTGCTTTCTCTAGGTCACTCGGTAGATGTGATAGCTCCCAAAAAATCTAAATTATATGATAGTAATGAAAAAGCAAAATTACATGTTGTAGAAGGTCAAGATCAAATTAGTTGGCAGCATCAAAATTACAATTCTCCTGTACTTATCCCAGATAATTCACTTCTAGCAGGAATGCTAGAAAAGGGATTAGATATCGCAAAACAAGCAGATGTATTGTTGAACATGTCTTATGATTGGTTGCCTATTTGGATGACTCTAAATGTAGAGATACCCATTGCACATATTATTAGTATGGGTTCTGAAAGTTTAGTCATTAGTAATTTAATCTCCAAGGTATATGCTAGACATCCAAACAATTTTGCTTTTCATTCAAAAATACAAGCTAGTGATTATCCATTTATAAAAAAACCAACAATTATTGGGAACGGTTTTAAATTAGATAATTATATTTTCCAAGATTCATCGAAGGGACCCTTGGCTTGGGTTGGAAGAGTGGCACCGGAGAAAGGTTTAGAGGATGCGGTTTTTGCAGCAAATCAACTTGGCGAGAAACTAAATGTTTGGGGAGTTATAGAAGATGAGACCTACGCATCAAAGATAGAACAATCATTTCCTCAAGGAACTATAGATTGGATGGGTTTCTTGACAACCGATGAATTACAAAAAGAACTTGGTAAATGCAGAGTTTTGCTAAATACTCCGAAATGGAATGAGGCATATGGAAACGTTGTTGTTGAAGCTTTAGCTTGTGGAGTGCCAGTTATAGCATATAAAAGGGGAGGACCTAGTGAAATTATTCAGCACGGGCAAACAGGTTATCTTGCCGATCCTGATGATAAAGAAAGTCTTCTTTCCTATGTAGAGATTATTGAAAAAATAAAGCGTAAAAATTGTAGAGAATGGGTAGAAAAAAATGCTTCCACAGATATATTTGCTAACAAGGTTATGAACTGGCTTAATAAGGTAATCAACGAATATAAGTAA
- a CDS encoding DMT family transporter, translating into MNSILNWFLMILPFALWGTSMAAMTPLVSSAGPEFVASLRLLPAGILVLITTYLFKRDLKIYKCDLKWFFVFTIVDATFFQLFLTLGIEKTGAGLGSVLIDSQPLLVAILARAIFGNLINPIGWLGLLFGLGGIVFLGVPQEFLENWWLLSDKSVNDIAFNFGELWMLAAALAMALGTILIRFTCTKSDPVAVTGWHMVLGSVPLIIKHCLQSNFQIIPNWSIFDWGLMSFASIFGGAVAYGLFFYFANSKEITGFSTLAFLTPVFALLSGGVWLDERLTFVQWIGVVFVLISVFFVSQRRSLWENKFTDTTI; encoded by the coding sequence ATGAATTCAATCCTAAATTGGTTTTTAATGATACTCCCTTTTGCTCTTTGGGGTACTTCGATGGCGGCTATGACTCCCTTAGTATCTAGTGCTGGGCCAGAGTTTGTTGCTTCTTTAAGGTTACTTCCTGCAGGGATTCTTGTTCTTATAACAACATATTTGTTTAAAAGAGATTTAAAAATTTATAAGTGCGATTTGAAGTGGTTTTTTGTGTTTACAATTGTCGATGCCACTTTCTTTCAGTTATTTTTAACTTTGGGCATAGAAAAAACTGGAGCAGGTCTTGGCTCTGTATTGATTGATTCTCAGCCCCTTTTGGTAGCGATTTTAGCAAGGGCTATATTTGGAAATTTAATTAATCCAATTGGATGGTTAGGCTTACTTTTTGGCTTGGGAGGAATAGTTTTTTTAGGAGTCCCACAAGAATTTTTAGAGAATTGGTGGTTATTGTCTGATAAGTCTGTGAATGATATAGCTTTTAACTTTGGTGAACTTTGGATGCTTGCAGCTGCTTTAGCTATGGCACTAGGAACAATTTTAATTAGGTTCACCTGTACTAAAAGTGATCCTGTTGCAGTTACGGGATGGCATATGGTTCTAGGGAGTGTGCCCTTAATCATTAAGCATTGCTTACAATCAAATTTTCAAATTATCCCAAATTGGTCAATATTTGATTGGGGACTCATGTCATTCGCAAGTATCTTTGGAGGAGCTGTAGCTTATGGATTGTTTTTCTACTTCGCTAATAGTAAAGAAATAACTGGATTTAGTACCCTTGCATTTTTAACCCCTGTATTTGCGCTTCTCAGTGGAGGTGTTTGGTTAGATGAAAGACTTACTTTTGTGCAATGGATAGGAGTAGTTTTTGTTCTTATATCAGTATTTTTTGTTAGCCAGAGAAGGTCTTTATGGGAAAATAAATTTACAGACACTACTATTTAA
- the sppA gene encoding signal peptide peptidase SppA, whose amino-acid sequence MIWPFRRKSKKRMARIVIDEPITSSTRVSVLKALKQIEDREFPALIVRIDSPGGTVGDSQEIYSAIKRLKDTGCKVIASFGNISASGGVYIGVASDKIVANPGTITGSIGVIIRGNNLSELLDKIGIKFETVKSGVFKDILSPDKALSEEGRRLLQGLIDESYKQFTEAVAEGRNLSVEEVRKFADGRIFTGTQAKILGLVDEVGDEFVARELAAKMVNIDPKIQPLTFGKKKKKILGLIPGSKIIEKVINSIFFEIDSSNKILWLYKP is encoded by the coding sequence ATGATTTGGCCTTTTAGACGAAAGTCAAAAAAAAGAATGGCTCGTATAGTAATTGATGAGCCTATTACGAGTTCAACAAGAGTTTCTGTCCTTAAAGCTCTTAAACAAATAGAGGATAGAGAATTTCCTGCTTTAATCGTGAGAATTGATTCGCCAGGAGGTACTGTTGGTGATAGCCAAGAAATATACTCTGCTATTAAAAGACTAAAGGATACAGGATGTAAAGTCATTGCTAGTTTTGGGAACATCTCGGCATCTGGAGGTGTTTACATTGGTGTTGCATCTGACAAGATAGTTGCGAATCCAGGTACAATTACAGGATCTATTGGTGTGATTATAAGAGGAAATAATTTATCTGAATTATTAGATAAAATTGGTATAAAATTCGAGACGGTTAAAAGCGGTGTCTTTAAGGATATACTTTCTCCAGATAAAGCTTTAAGTGAGGAGGGTAGAAGACTACTTCAAGGCCTGATAGATGAAAGCTACAAACAATTTACTGAGGCAGTAGCTGAGGGAAGAAATTTATCTGTTGAAGAAGTTAGAAAATTTGCCGATGGAAGAATTTTCACAGGGACGCAAGCAAAAATATTAGGTCTTGTTGATGAAGTTGGAGATGAATTCGTGGCAAGAGAACTTGCTGCAAAGATGGTTAATATTGATCCAAAAATTCAGCCCTTAACATTTGGGAAGAAAAAAAAGAAAATACTTGGACTAATTCCTGGAAGTAAAATTATTGAAAAAGTTATTAATAGTATCTTTTTTGAGATTGATTCATCTAACAAAATACTTTGGTTGTATAAGCCTTAA
- the aroH gene encoding chorismate mutase, producing MIVEHKITFIRGATTASGNSINEIEDAVVELIDELISRNNLNKTNILSITFTATKDLDACFPASIARKCHGLDLVAFLDCQQMYVSNDIDFCIRIMAQVLLPTIQPVKHPYLRGASKLRTDRC from the coding sequence ATGATTGTTGAACATAAAATTACATTTATTCGAGGAGCAACAACAGCATCTGGGAATTCAATTAATGAAATAGAAGATGCAGTTGTGGAATTAATTGATGAATTAATTTCACGCAACAATCTGAATAAGACAAACATATTGTCTATTACATTTACTGCAACAAAAGATTTGGATGCATGTTTTCCTGCTTCAATTGCAAGGAAATGTCATGGACTTGATTTAGTCGCATTCTTAGACTGTCAACAAATGTATGTCTCTAATGATATCGATTTTTGTATAAGAATAATGGCACAAGTTTTATTACCAACAATTCAGCCTGTAAAGCATCCTTACTTAAGAGGCGCTTCAAAATTAAGGACAGATAGATGTTAA
- a CDS encoding DUF2808 domain-containing protein, which translates to MLKKTKNTILNIKILKFLLIPIILVSTPFFSDIKDAKAGLEFQWDQNSGHRRLKWFQKENKRRFRNRIYFFLRPSDRNTELLKINLSIPKAFKATLNKEKISLCKVRIGGFENRTKCLEDIPADIEINTDESSLRSVNIYPYRPIPYNKESFAIVLKLINPKKSGLYQFHSYGQPKGKSVSSYLGSWTIVID; encoded by the coding sequence ATGCTAAAAAAAACAAAGAATACTATTTTAAATATTAAAATATTAAAATTTCTTCTTATCCCTATAATTTTAGTCTCAACTCCATTCTTTAGTGATATTAAAGATGCTAAAGCAGGCTTAGAATTCCAATGGGACCAAAATTCTGGACACAGAAGATTAAAGTGGTTTCAAAAAGAGAACAAAAGAAGATTTAGAAATAGGATTTATTTTTTCCTGAGGCCATCCGATAGAAATACTGAACTCTTAAAAATAAATCTATCCATTCCTAAAGCCTTTAAAGCTACTCTAAATAAAGAAAAAATCAGCCTTTGCAAGGTAAGAATAGGCGGTTTTGAGAATAGAACTAAATGTCTGGAAGATATTCCTGCTGATATTGAAATTAATACTGATGAATCATCCTTAAGATCAGTAAACATTTACCCCTACAGACCAATTCCATACAATAAAGAAAGTTTTGCAATTGTTTTAAAACTAATTAATCCAAAAAAATCAGGACTTTATCAATTTCATTCCTATGGACAGCCTAAAGGTAAATCAGTTTCAAGTTATTTAGGAAGCTGGACCATAGTGATCGATTAA
- the rpmH gene encoding 50S ribosomal protein L34, translating to MTKRTFGGTSRKRKRVSGFRVRMRSHTGRRVIKSRRQKGRERIAV from the coding sequence ATGACTAAAAGAACTTTTGGTGGAACTTCAAGAAAAAGAAAACGTGTATCTGGGTTTAGAGTAAGAATGCGTTCTCATACTGGTAGAAGAGTTATAAAAAGCAGAAGACAAAAAGGTAGAGAAAGAATAGCTGTCTAA
- the rnpA gene encoding ribonuclease P protein component — translation MALPKDMRLKGHRTFNYIHKNSKKYHGKLMTFKVARSNTEILLSHKITNTSNKFRVAIAISKKVSKKAVDRNKIRRILQDWLLTNFQKINNHKPYWLLVNLKFGDFCNDKNRLLEEFQNLMFKSRLIK, via the coding sequence ATGGCCTTACCTAAAGATATGCGTTTAAAAGGTCATAGGACTTTTAATTATATTCATAAAAATTCCAAAAAATATCATGGGAAATTAATGACATTTAAAGTGGCCAGATCAAATACTGAAATCCTCTTATCCCATAAAATCACAAATACATCAAACAAATTTAGGGTTGCAATTGCGATTAGCAAAAAAGTTTCAAAAAAAGCTGTCGATAGAAACAAAATAAGAAGAATCCTGCAAGATTGGTTATTAACAAACTTTCAAAAAATTAATAACCACAAACCTTATTGGTTACTTGTTAACCTTAAATTCGGAGATTTCTGCAATGATAAAAATAGACTTTTGGAGGAATTTCAAAACTTAATGTTCAAATCTCGTCTAATCAAATGA
- a CDS encoding PH domain-containing protein — MININEETFYEGGPAKSDLIINLLAGITILGLPFTFAAIVRALWLRYKITNKRITIDGGWFGKNKTQVSLSNIEEIRSIPRGFGSYGDMVLILNDGSKVEMKSLPLFREKQKFIEENINKRSQIPNLNEVEGFATKS, encoded by the coding sequence ATGATTAACATCAACGAAGAAACCTTTTACGAAGGTGGTCCTGCAAAAAGTGATTTAATAATAAATCTACTAGCGGGTATAACTATTCTTGGTTTGCCATTTACCTTTGCAGCAATAGTTAGAGCATTGTGGTTGAGATATAAAATTACAAACAAAAGAATTACAATAGATGGTGGATGGTTTGGTAAAAACAAAACACAAGTTTCATTAAGTAACATTGAAGAAATCAGATCTATCCCAAGGGGATTCGGATCATATGGTGATATGGTTCTTATTCTTAATGACGGATCAAAGGTTGAAATGAAATCATTACCTCTATTCAGAGAAAAGCAAAAATTTATTGAAGAAAATATAAATAAAAGATCACAAATACCAAATCTCAACGAGGTAGAAGGATTTGCTACTAAATCCTAA